The Nocardioides panzhihuensis genome has a segment encoding these proteins:
- a CDS encoding carboxypeptidase regulatory-like domain-containing protein has protein sequence MRYSRLGRSAVVAATGILAVTAAMFATPAFAGTPTADDKAPAAKLTSTLESTFEKSGSTDFWLRFSDKANLGPASSIKDWTERGQYVVDALEKTAKASQAGAVAELEAAKVNYKTYAISNAILVKDASENLALKLAADPEIKTVHERAKVSLVEPVKKEASTKAPQGIEWGIDFVNAPEAWEQGATGAGIVVSSVDSGTDYTHPALVDQYRGNNGDGSFTHDYNWYDAYDDCSNGPCDLDGHGTHTMGTMVGDDGAGNQIGVAPDAEWIETNGCCGSDAGLLESGWWLLEPTDAAGQNPDVSKRPHVINNSWGWDGVGHIDSFFDDVNAAWNAAGQFSSWASGNPGSMCQGTSSPGANVLTYAVGAVDSSGNVASFSGRGPGQNGLVKPNIAAPGVSVRSSLPGGSYGSYNGTSMAAPHVAGAVAALWSYNPTLVGDVEETRRLLNEAATDVDDTTCGGTAENNNVYGEGHLDLARLIALAPAEGGTIAGTVTSGGEAIEGATVELDGEALDRTLTTDAEGHFSADVYVGDYELTASAFGFVTESSTAKVVEGATATVDFDLAGAPKYTVSGAVTNASTGAPVAGAEIQLSPGNLSATSGANGAYTLAGVPEGTYTIFTEGSGCAAPTSAEVVVTGNKTHNVKLVFSYDDHGYFCAEGSSGVRSGTTALGLEGDDVSGAVDLPFSFPLYGGSYAKAYVSSNGHVNFLAANTSYSNVAIPAAGVPNAALYAFWDDLDTRGAADVFTGATTVDGVDAFVIEWRDVYPRGATDQVMDFSATLFEDGRVELGYGDLPNVDRTLGSSATIGIENANGSIATQYSFNTASLSDSKSITFDMAPRGTVAGVVKDYNTKSGIDGAEVTLTPAGGGNAKTVTTGADGSYSVDTVTGKYAVSFTAPDYQPINRNITVTEDTTLTSNAQLKAGRLAVTQTSLDASLAMGGSVSRNLRITNSGSAPAEVNLGAAGEEVVIQGEKSTSAGVTKSVTKEATKVKTKSDAGSKASGLASSKSGSKLGSTGQPSVTALAPTPAGETTLSHSTSHEVAQASSVACPSGTTTILRTYSPGDFGVSGSFTPTSVSFAVQESANGNTPVTATLYTLPEGAAFTFANLTPIGSGTTTVTDEFGSLYTVSIATSTEIAPDDILVVGVAGGAVYFGGNPAAETSPTYLASDACGTPEPTDAAGLGFPDSNIILDVTGEAGGAGGGPAWLDIQPPTFTLAPGQSVVAVASFTAAVDQPGTYTADVVIGNNTPYTVAPVPATMTVKAPAGWGKITGTVSGSGEPIEDAVVALDGVSYDVTLRTDSDGRYAYWMQKSNAPLQVVVAADGFVPATKKAQIVAGQTTVYDFDLKPLD, from the coding sequence TTGAGATACTCACGCCTCGGCCGATCGGCCGTAGTAGCAGCCACAGGCATACTCGCCGTCACGGCTGCGATGTTTGCCACTCCCGCATTCGCCGGCACCCCTACAGCCGACGACAAGGCCCCCGCGGCCAAGCTCACGTCCACCCTCGAGTCCACGTTCGAGAAGTCGGGCTCGACCGACTTCTGGCTCCGATTCTCCGACAAGGCCAACCTCGGCCCCGCCTCCTCCATCAAGGACTGGACCGAGCGAGGCCAGTACGTCGTCGACGCGCTGGAGAAGACGGCGAAGGCATCTCAGGCCGGCGCCGTCGCCGAGCTCGAAGCCGCCAAGGTCAACTACAAGACGTACGCGATCTCGAACGCGATCCTGGTGAAGGACGCCTCCGAGAACCTGGCGCTGAAGCTGGCCGCCGACCCGGAGATCAAGACCGTGCACGAGCGGGCCAAGGTCTCGCTCGTCGAGCCGGTCAAGAAGGAGGCGTCGACCAAGGCGCCGCAGGGCATCGAGTGGGGCATCGACTTCGTCAACGCCCCCGAGGCGTGGGAGCAGGGTGCCACCGGCGCCGGCATCGTGGTCTCCAGTGTCGACTCGGGGACCGACTACACCCACCCGGCCCTGGTGGACCAGTACCGCGGCAACAACGGCGACGGTTCCTTCACGCACGACTACAACTGGTACGACGCCTACGACGACTGCTCGAACGGTCCCTGTGACCTCGACGGCCACGGCACCCACACCATGGGCACCATGGTCGGCGACGACGGCGCCGGCAACCAGATCGGTGTCGCTCCCGATGCCGAGTGGATCGAGACCAACGGCTGCTGCGGCTCCGACGCCGGACTCCTCGAGTCGGGCTGGTGGCTGCTGGAGCCGACCGACGCCGCCGGGCAGAACCCCGACGTCTCCAAGCGTCCGCACGTCATCAACAACTCCTGGGGCTGGGACGGCGTCGGTCACATCGATTCCTTCTTCGACGACGTGAACGCCGCCTGGAACGCAGCCGGCCAGTTCTCCTCGTGGGCCTCCGGCAACCCGGGCTCCATGTGCCAGGGAACGTCCTCACCGGGCGCGAACGTGCTGACCTATGCGGTCGGCGCGGTCGACTCCTCCGGCAACGTCGCCTCTTTCTCGGGCCGTGGCCCAGGTCAGAACGGCCTGGTCAAGCCCAACATCGCGGCGCCGGGCGTGAGCGTACGCTCCTCCCTCCCGGGTGGCTCGTACGGCAGCTACAACGGCACCTCGATGGCAGCCCCGCACGTCGCGGGCGCCGTCGCGGCGCTGTGGAGCTACAACCCGACCCTGGTCGGTGACGTCGAGGAGACCCGCCGTCTGCTCAACGAGGCGGCGACCGATGTCGACGACACCACCTGCGGTGGCACCGCCGAGAACAACAACGTGTACGGCGAGGGCCATCTCGACCTGGCTCGACTGATCGCCCTGGCTCCGGCCGAAGGTGGCACCATCGCCGGCACCGTCACCAGCGGCGGCGAGGCCATCGAGGGCGCGACCGTCGAGCTCGACGGCGAGGCTCTCGACCGCACCCTCACGACCGACGCCGAGGGTCACTTCTCGGCCGACGTCTACGTCGGTGACTACGAGCTGACCGCCTCGGCGTTCGGCTTCGTCACCGAGTCCAGCACCGCGAAGGTCGTCGAGGGGGCCACTGCGACGGTCGACTTCGACCTCGCCGGAGCTCCGAAGTACACCGTGAGCGGAGCGGTCACCAACGCGAGCACCGGCGCCCCGGTCGCCGGGGCCGAGATCCAGCTGTCGCCGGGCAACCTGTCTGCGACCTCGGGTGCCAACGGTGCCTACACGCTCGCGGGCGTCCCGGAGGGGACGTACACGATCTTCACCGAAGGGTCCGGCTGTGCCGCGCCGACGAGCGCAGAGGTCGTCGTCACGGGCAACAAGACCCACAACGTCAAGCTCGTCTTCTCCTACGACGACCACGGGTACTTCTGTGCGGAGGGGTCGAGCGGCGTACGTTCCGGAACCACCGCGCTCGGGCTCGAAGGTGACGATGTGTCCGGAGCGGTGGACCTGCCGTTCAGCTTCCCGCTCTACGGGGGCAGCTATGCCAAGGCGTACGTGTCGTCCAACGGTCACGTGAACTTCCTGGCGGCCAACACCTCCTACAGCAACGTGGCGATCCCGGCCGCCGGGGTGCCGAACGCGGCGCTCTACGCGTTCTGGGACGACCTCGACACCCGGGGTGCGGCCGACGTGTTCACCGGGGCGACGACCGTCGACGGTGTGGACGCATTCGTCATCGAGTGGCGCGACGTCTACCCGCGGGGCGCCACGGACCAGGTGATGGACTTCTCGGCGACCCTCTTCGAGGATGGCCGGGTCGAGCTGGGCTACGGAGATCTGCCCAACGTGGACCGAACGCTCGGCAGCTCGGCCACGATCGGCATCGAGAACGCGAACGGCTCGATCGCCACGCAGTACTCGTTCAATACCGCCTCGCTCAGCGACAGCAAGTCGATCACCTTCGACATGGCCCCGAGGGGCACGGTCGCCGGTGTCGTCAAGGACTACAACACCAAGTCCGGCATCGACGGCGCCGAGGTCACCCTGACCCCGGCTGGCGGCGGCAACGCCAAGACGGTGACGACGGGCGCCGACGGCTCCTACAGCGTCGACACCGTGACCGGAAAGTACGCGGTCAGCTTCACGGCGCCCGACTACCAGCCGATCAACCGCAACATCACCGTCACCGAGGACACCACGCTCACCTCCAACGCCCAGCTCAAGGCCGGCCGGCTCGCCGTCACCCAGACGTCACTGGATGCCAGCCTGGCGATGGGTGGGTCGGTCTCTCGCAACCTGAGGATCACCAACTCGGGCTCCGCGCCCGCCGAGGTGAACTTGGGGGCAGCGGGTGAGGAGGTCGTCATCCAGGGTGAGAAGAGCACCTCGGCCGGCGTCACCAAGAGCGTCACGAAGGAGGCCACGAAGGTCAAGACCAAGTCGGATGCCGGTTCGAAGGCGTCCGGTCTGGCCTCGTCCAAGTCGGGGAGCAAGCTCGGTTCGACGGGGCAGCCGTCGGTCACCGCGCTCGCGCCCACTCCCGCGGGTGAGACGACGCTGTCCCACTCGACCTCGCACGAGGTCGCGCAGGCCAGCTCGGTCGCGTGCCCCTCAGGGACCACGACGATCCTGCGGACGTACTCGCCGGGTGACTTCGGGGTCTCCGGGAGCTTCACGCCCACCAGCGTGAGCTTCGCGGTCCAGGAGTCGGCCAACGGGAACACGCCGGTGACGGCGACGCTCTACACGTTGCCGGAGGGTGCGGCGTTCACCTTCGCCAACCTGACCCCGATCGGGTCGGGCACGACGACGGTGACGGACGAGTTCGGGTCGCTCTACACGGTGTCGATCGCGACATCGACGGAGATCGCTCCGGACGACATCCTGGTCGTCGGGGTCGCGGGTGGCGCGGTCTACTTCGGGGGCAACCCTGCGGCCGAGACCTCGCCGACCTATCTGGCCTCCGACGCGTGCGGTACGCCGGAGCCGACCGATGCCGCGGGTCTCGGGTTCCCGGACTCCAACATCATCCTGGACGTGACCGGTGAAGCCGGTGGCGCCGGGGGCGGTCCGGCCTGGCTCGACATCCAGCCGCCCACGTTCACCCTGGCGCCGGGTCAGTCGGTCGTCGCGGTGGCCTCGTTCACCGCTGCGGTCGACCAACCGGGCACCTACACCGCTGATGTCGTCATCGGGAACAACACGCCCTACACCGTGGCGCCGGTCCCGGCGACCATGACCGTGAAGGCGCCCGCAGGCTGGGGCAAGATCACGGGCACGGTGTCGGGGTCGGGTGAACCGATCGAGGATGCGGTCGTGGCGCTCGACGGCGTGTCGTACGACGTGACGCTGAGGACGGATTCGGACGGTAGGTACGCCTACTGGATGCAGAAGTCCAACGCGCCGCTCCAGGTGGTCGTCGCGGCCGACGGGTTCGTGCCCGCCACCAAGAAGGCGCAGATCGTGGCCGGTCAGACGACTGTCTACGACTTCGACCTGAAGCCGCTCGACTAG
- a CDS encoding uracil-DNA glycosylase family protein, whose protein sequence is MARFTQAELQTYYGASVPDLLPADDQPLRLLFVGINPGLWTAATQTHFAHPLNRFYPAIFRAGITNRPIDASAGMTAEDRDYFRARGIGFTNIVRRATAKASELTNTELKEGGAELFSLVARRLATQKGPDVVAIAGITAYRTAFNRPKAKQGRQPEPLAGSELWVVPNPSGLNAHETVPTLAAAYAEAARAAGLL, encoded by the coding sequence GTGGCCCGCTTCACCCAGGCCGAGCTCCAGACCTACTACGGCGCCTCGGTCCCCGATCTTCTTCCCGCAGACGACCAGCCCCTGCGCCTCCTCTTCGTCGGCATCAACCCCGGCCTGTGGACCGCGGCGACACAGACCCACTTCGCGCATCCGCTCAACCGGTTCTATCCGGCGATCTTCCGCGCCGGGATCACCAACCGCCCCATCGACGCCTCTGCGGGCATGACGGCGGAGGACCGCGACTACTTCCGAGCGCGCGGCATCGGCTTCACCAACATCGTCCGCCGCGCCACCGCCAAGGCCTCCGAGCTCACCAACACCGAGCTCAAGGAGGGCGGCGCCGAGCTGTTCTCCCTGGTCGCACGGCGGCTGGCCACACAGAAAGGCCCGGACGTCGTCGCGATCGCCGGGATCACCGCGTACCGGACCGCCTTCAACCGCCCCAAGGCCAAGCAGGGCCGCCAGCCGGAGCCGCTCGCCGGCTCCGAGCTCTGGGTCGTACCGAACCCGTCGGGCCTCAACGCCCACGAGACCGTCCCGACCCTGGCCGCCGCCTACGCCGAGGCGGCCCGCGCCGCCGGCCTGCTCTGA
- a CDS encoding DNA methyltransferase has protein sequence MREPWNTFVEGDNLDVLRALAKVGEKFDLIYIDPPYNTGSLFAYHDDRRGEDGRRAGRHDAWVAMMRPRLEAASAVMSDRAAIYVSIDDNEAAHLKVLMDEVFDERNRIAQIVVNLNPKGRQLGNGFATSHEYLLVYAKDARSCALESSIPDAVNERDFPLVTDDGRHYRRLPLRNTNKKFNPATAKSLHFPLWGDPDSGRVAVESFAGAQEIWPVFGDGRPAVWRWSAPLIAARPDDLMCRRVRGKLGERVDIYQRDWLSRDASGEARRKKLTTIWMAEEIGSTDSAVAELKSLVGPLFESPKPTGLIRRILATMPLDARVLDFFAGSGTTGHAVALANVEDGARRTCWSVQIAEATRPGSNAAKAEMACVSDITRARLRAVVAAHGNGGAQGLVERGLGELLETSGNAVTQGA, from the coding sequence GTGAGGGAGCCGTGGAACACGTTCGTCGAGGGCGACAACCTCGATGTGCTCCGGGCGCTCGCGAAGGTGGGGGAGAAGTTCGACCTGATCTACATCGACCCGCCTTACAACACGGGCAGCCTCTTCGCCTACCACGACGACCGGCGTGGCGAGGACGGCCGCCGGGCGGGCCGCCACGATGCCTGGGTCGCGATGATGAGGCCGCGGCTCGAGGCGGCGAGCGCCGTCATGTCGGACCGCGCGGCGATCTACGTCTCCATCGACGACAACGAGGCCGCCCATCTGAAGGTCCTGATGGACGAGGTCTTCGACGAGCGCAACCGGATCGCGCAGATCGTGGTCAACCTCAACCCGAAGGGCCGCCAGCTCGGCAACGGGTTCGCGACCTCCCACGAGTATCTGCTGGTCTATGCCAAGGACGCCCGGTCCTGCGCACTGGAGTCGAGCATCCCCGACGCCGTCAACGAGCGGGACTTCCCGCTGGTCACCGACGACGGGCGCCACTACCGGCGGCTGCCGCTGCGCAACACCAACAAGAAGTTCAATCCGGCGACCGCCAAGTCGCTCCACTTCCCGCTGTGGGGTGATCCTGATTCCGGTCGCGTCGCCGTCGAGTCGTTCGCCGGTGCTCAGGAGATCTGGCCGGTCTTCGGTGACGGTCGCCCGGCCGTCTGGCGGTGGAGCGCCCCGCTGATCGCGGCCCGTCCCGACGACCTGATGTGCCGTCGCGTACGCGGGAAGCTGGGGGAGCGGGTCGACATCTATCAGCGCGACTGGCTCTCCCGCGATGCCTCCGGCGAAGCGAGGCGCAAGAAGCTCACCACGATCTGGATGGCGGAGGAGATCGGCTCGACGGACTCCGCCGTCGCGGAGCTGAAGTCGCTGGTGGGGCCGCTGTTCGAGTCGCCGAAGCCCACCGGTCTGATCAGGCGGATCCTGGCCACGATGCCGCTCGACGCGAGGGTCCTCGACTTCTTCGCCGGTTCCGGGACCACCGGCCATGCGGTCGCGCTGGCCAACGTGGAGGACGGGGCGCGGCGTACGTGCTGGTCCGTCCAGATCGCCGAGGCGACCCGGCCCGGCTCGAACGCGGCCAAGGCGGAGATGGCCTGCGTCTCCGACATCACCCGCGCGCGACTGCGGGCCGTGGTCGCCGCCCATGGGAACGGCGGCGCGCAGGGGTTGGTCGAGCGTGGCCTGGGTGAACTTCTCGAGACATCTGGTAACGCCGTTACACAGGGTGCGTAA
- a CDS encoding HNH endonuclease family protein — MKLRGLFILACGALVPLTTPAAAHAESYSQSLTTAIGDLPVAAENRTGYSRDLFQHWIDADGDGCSTRNEVLIEEADEAPTVGSGCSLSGGRWYSYYDGLSWTATSDVDIDHMVPLAEAWDSGARTWTSTERRAYANDLGYYGSLVGVTDNENQEKSDADPAGWMPDLQKCRYLKEYVSVKIRWGLSVDSTERSALTDLTSANGCGNQAVSVTLAR, encoded by the coding sequence ATGAAACTCCGTGGCCTGTTCATCCTCGCCTGCGGCGCCCTCGTGCCGCTCACGACTCCGGCGGCAGCACACGCCGAGTCCTACTCCCAGTCGCTCACGACCGCGATCGGCGACCTGCCCGTCGCGGCCGAGAACCGCACCGGCTACAGCCGTGACCTCTTCCAGCACTGGATCGACGCCGACGGCGACGGCTGCAGCACTCGCAACGAGGTGCTGATCGAGGAGGCCGACGAGGCCCCCACGGTCGGCTCCGGCTGCTCGCTGTCGGGCGGACGCTGGTACTCCTACTACGACGGTCTCTCCTGGACCGCGACCAGCGACGTCGACATCGACCACATGGTCCCGCTCGCCGAGGCCTGGGACTCCGGGGCCCGCACCTGGACCTCGACCGAGCGCCGCGCCTATGCCAACGACCTCGGCTACTACGGCTCGCTGGTCGGCGTCACCGACAACGAGAACCAGGAGAAGTCCGACGCCGATCCCGCCGGGTGGATGCCCGACCTCCAGAAGTGTCGCTACCTCAAGGAGTACGTCTCGGTGAAGATCAGGTGGGGTCTCTCCGTCGACAGCACCGAGAGGTCGGCCCTCACCGATCTCACCTCCGCCAACGGCTGCGGCAACCAGGCCGTCTCGGTGACCCTCGCCCGCTGA
- a CDS encoding FUSC family protein, with protein MAFTAPRVSREQMRSDVRRRLARLKSKRWHVVQAAGAAGAAWFIAAGLLGHVQPVFAPIAAVVSLGTSYGQRLRRVTEVTIGVALGVFLGDVVVQVIGEGAWQMTLVVAMAMAVGIFISSGQVFRNQAAVQSIFVMGLLPTPGAAFTRWTDALIGGAVALVAASIVPAAPLRRPGEQAAVVAKKIASLLRAAGQVMLDADAVHGLKVLADARATDPLIRELQDASDEGMSVLAVSPFRFRHRSHVHRMAELVEPLDRALRSTRVLVRRAAVSAYRGDVVPESYYQLAFGLADAVDVVEAELAAGRSPDGLSHESRSVLLAIGEHSAEVERTESLNAEVILVQIRSIIVDLLGVTGMGQFEATDALPPLPPR; from the coding sequence ATGGCGTTCACTGCTCCACGAGTCTCCCGTGAGCAGATGCGCTCCGACGTACGCCGCCGGCTGGCGCGGTTGAAGTCGAAGCGGTGGCACGTGGTGCAGGCCGCCGGGGCGGCCGGGGCGGCGTGGTTCATCGCCGCCGGCCTGCTCGGCCACGTCCAACCCGTCTTCGCGCCGATCGCGGCGGTGGTCAGCCTCGGCACCTCCTACGGGCAGCGGCTGCGGCGCGTCACGGAAGTGACCATCGGGGTCGCGCTCGGGGTCTTCCTGGGCGACGTCGTGGTCCAGGTCATCGGCGAGGGCGCCTGGCAGATGACCCTGGTGGTCGCGATGGCGATGGCGGTGGGCATCTTCATCTCCTCCGGCCAGGTCTTCCGCAACCAGGCCGCGGTCCAGTCGATCTTCGTGATGGGTCTGCTGCCGACGCCCGGTGCGGCGTTCACGCGCTGGACCGATGCGCTGATCGGTGGTGCGGTCGCGCTCGTGGCCGCCTCGATCGTGCCCGCCGCGCCGCTGCGGCGACCCGGCGAGCAGGCGGCCGTCGTGGCCAAGAAGATCGCCTCGCTGCTGCGTGCCGCCGGCCAGGTGATGCTCGACGCGGACGCCGTCCACGGACTGAAGGTGCTCGCCGACGCGCGTGCCACCGACCCGCTGATCCGCGAGCTGCAGGACGCCTCCGACGAGGGCATGTCGGTGCTGGCCGTCTCGCCGTTCCGGTTTCGACATCGCAGCCATGTGCATCGGATGGCCGAGCTCGTCGAACCGCTCGACCGCGCGCTGCGGAGCACACGTGTGCTGGTCCGGCGGGCGGCGGTCTCGGCCTACCGCGGGGACGTGGTGCCGGAGAGCTACTACCAGCTGGCCTTCGGGCTCGCAGACGCCGTCGACGTCGTCGAGGCCGAGCTGGCCGCGGGCCGAAGTCCGGACGGGCTGAGTCACGAGTCCAGATCGGTGCTGCTGGCGATCGGTGAGCACTCGGCCGAGGTGGAGCGTACGGAATCGCTCAATGCCGAGGTCATCCTCGTCCAGATCAGGTCGATCATCGTCGACCTGCTCGGGGTCACCGGGATGGGGCAGTTCGAGGCGACCGACGCCCTGCCGCCGCTGCCACCGCGCTGA
- a CDS encoding glutamate--cysteine ligase, with translation MRIDFHPSPRPTLGVEWELALVDRETRDLVNVADHLFARAKARVPNPERIHKELLRNTVEIVTGVCESVEEAIDQIRETTTGVVSAGDDLGVDLFGAGTHPFASWTTQELSAGHRYQELIDRTQWWGRQMLIWGVHVHVGMPSRERVLPVLNGLLTYYPHFQALSASSPIWAGEDTGYASNRALMFQQLPTAGLPFQFAAWEEFEAYVSDQTTTGVIDDISEIRWDIRPSPRLGTIENRICDGVATLQELAAIAALAHCLCVDLDARVAAGEPVATMPPWHVQENKWRAARYGLDAIVILNGASEERPVTDDLNDLLVRLEPVAARLGCEKQLAGVRDIIHKGASYQRQRAIAASTGGDLVAVVDSVVRDLRGSI, from the coding sequence ATGCGGATCGACTTCCATCCCTCGCCCCGGCCGACGCTCGGCGTCGAGTGGGAGCTCGCGCTCGTCGACCGCGAGACCAGGGACCTGGTCAACGTCGCCGACCACCTCTTCGCCCGGGCCAAGGCGCGGGTTCCCAACCCCGAGCGGATCCACAAGGAGCTGCTGCGCAACACCGTGGAGATCGTCACCGGGGTCTGCGAGAGCGTCGAGGAGGCGATCGACCAGATCCGGGAGACGACCACCGGAGTCGTGAGCGCCGGCGACGACCTCGGCGTGGACCTCTTCGGCGCCGGGACCCACCCGTTCGCGTCCTGGACCACGCAGGAGCTCTCCGCCGGGCATCGCTACCAGGAGCTGATCGACCGCACCCAGTGGTGGGGACGCCAGATGCTGATCTGGGGCGTGCACGTGCACGTCGGGATGCCGTCGCGCGAGCGTGTGCTGCCGGTGCTCAACGGCCTGCTGACCTACTACCCCCACTTCCAGGCGCTGTCGGCGTCGTCGCCCATCTGGGCCGGCGAGGACACCGGCTACGCCTCCAACCGGGCCCTGATGTTCCAGCAGCTGCCGACGGCCGGGCTGCCGTTCCAGTTCGCGGCGTGGGAGGAGTTCGAGGCGTACGTCTCGGACCAGACGACCACGGGCGTGATCGACGACATCAGCGAGATCCGCTGGGACATCCGGCCCTCGCCCCGGCTCGGCACCATCGAGAACCGGATCTGCGACGGCGTCGCCACCCTCCAGGAGCTGGCCGCGATCGCCGCGCTGGCGCACTGCCTCTGTGTCGACCTGGATGCCCGGGTCGCGGCCGGAGAGCCCGTGGCCACGATGCCGCCGTGGCACGTCCAGGAGAACAAGTGGCGCGCCGCCCGCTACGGCCTGGACGCGATCGTGATCCTCAACGGCGCCTCCGAGGAGAGGCCGGTCACCGACGACCTCAACGACCTGCTGGTGCGACTGGAGCCGGTGGCCGCGCGTCTCGGCTGCGAGAAGCAGCTCGCCGGGGTGCGCGACATCATCCACAAAGGCGCCTCCTACCAGCGACAACGCGCCATCGCCGCGTCCACCGGGGGCGACCTGGTCGCGGTGGTCGACTCGGTCGTACGTGACCTGCGCGGGTCGATCTGA
- a CDS encoding threonine/serine exporter family protein — protein sequence MDAREVSLTLDFCLRVGELLISTGAGAADVTATMRSLAQHLGLREAEVDVTYTSLSMSYQGDPEAIPVHTTRQVKHRTIDYDHLTAVDHLVRQVVRDEVDLQGARIALGRIISGGHRRPRWAVTLGMATMAAAFTVYVGGQVGVVVLAFISGATIDQLQHYLHRRWRLPLFYLQVAGAGVATLLAVVAAALPLELDVSTSITANITVMLAGISFMGALQDALTGFHVTASARILEALVSTAGIIAGVTGGLVFAGAVGVPISGAVASNVSSLQSITLATVGGAVGAAAFAYAAYAPKRTLAPIAVIAAVAVVLSMVVPGDIGRTWRVTVAALFIGLIAYSVATRLKVPPLVIVVSSVVPFLPGYSIYRGLTMLAQETPATTSVGLVALFTAASVALALASGVYLGEFIAQPLSRRSWRIETRLSGPRLVGPLRRERTAPASATEPDS from the coding sequence GTGGATGCGCGCGAGGTGAGCCTGACTCTGGACTTCTGTCTCCGTGTCGGCGAGCTGTTGATCTCGACCGGCGCCGGGGCAGCCGACGTGACCGCGACGATGAGGTCGCTCGCCCAGCATCTGGGCCTTCGTGAGGCCGAGGTCGACGTCACCTACACCAGCCTCTCGATGAGCTACCAGGGCGATCCAGAGGCGATCCCGGTGCACACCACTCGCCAGGTCAAGCACCGCACCATCGACTACGACCACCTGACCGCCGTCGACCACCTGGTCCGCCAGGTCGTACGCGACGAGGTGGACCTCCAGGGCGCCCGGATCGCGCTCGGTCGGATCATCTCCGGCGGCCACCGCCGGCCGCGCTGGGCCGTGACGCTCGGCATGGCGACGATGGCCGCGGCATTCACGGTCTACGTCGGCGGTCAGGTCGGCGTCGTCGTCCTCGCCTTCATCTCCGGTGCCACGATCGACCAGCTGCAGCACTACCTCCACCGTCGCTGGCGGCTGCCGCTCTTCTACCTGCAGGTCGCCGGCGCCGGCGTGGCCACGTTGCTGGCGGTCGTCGCCGCCGCGCTGCCGCTGGAGCTGGACGTCTCCACCTCCATCACCGCCAACATCACCGTGATGCTGGCCGGCATCAGCTTCATGGGTGCCCTGCAGGATGCGCTCACGGGCTTCCATGTCACCGCCAGCGCCCGGATCCTGGAGGCGCTGGTCTCCACTGCGGGGATCATCGCCGGGGTCACCGGTGGACTCGTGTTCGCGGGCGCGGTCGGCGTGCCGATCAGCGGAGCCGTGGCCAGCAACGTCAGCTCGCTGCAGTCGATCACCCTGGCGACCGTGGGCGGTGCGGTCGGCGCCGCGGCCTTCGCGTACGCGGCGTACGCGCCCAAGCGGACGCTGGCGCCGATCGCGGTCATCGCCGCTGTCGCCGTGGTCCTGTCGATGGTCGTCCCCGGAGACATCGGACGGACGTGGCGGGTGACGGTGGCCGCCCTCTTCATCGGTCTGATCGCCTACTCGGTCGCTACCCGGCTGAAGGTGCCGCCGCTGGTCATCGTGGTCTCCTCGGTCGTGCCGTTCCTCCCCGGCTACTCGATCTACCGCGGGCTCACCATGCTCGCCCAGGAGACTCCGGCGACCACCTCGGTCGGCCTGGTCGCGCTCTTCACCGCCGCCTCCGTCGCGTTGGCGCTCGCCTCCGGCGTCTACCTGGGCGAGTTCATCGCCCAGCCGCTCAGCCGCCGGTCGTGGCGCATCGAGACGCGCCTGTCCGGGCCGCGTCTGGTCGGTCCGCTGCGGAGGGAACGAACCGCTCCGGCGTCGGCGACAGAGCCCGACTCATAG